From one Anabas testudineus chromosome 18, fAnaTes1.2, whole genome shotgun sequence genomic stretch:
- the LOC113168523 gene encoding kinectin-like, translating into MLSQGTLHILTFLHICFLILDDFYKLQSSSSAVTIGLAVSLAVCILFILLLAFFLWKMKYVRKFRRCQCNESNEGEMRNIYEVNETDDQIVTEDEQVREQLMEVVHKGKVKNKSKHREGMEKSVKEELETKKKEVKKKQAELQQLQEENQSGEKNLQILKNQLENKNKELKTIKAVQHYWYTWHSTIEEHQKKITEAEREVESLKKQLKTTETKIKEIKNKQAEIQKLQEDIKEMETDDTEV; encoded by the exons atgttatctcaaggcactttacatatACTTACATTTCTCCACATatgttttctcattttagaCGATTTCTATAAACTCCAGTCCAGTTCCTCTGCTGTCACAATTGGTTTGGCTGTTAGTTTGGCTGTTTGCATcctgtttattcttttacttGCCTTTTTTCTGTGGAAGATGAAATATGTAAGGA AATTCAGGAGATGTCAATGTAATGAAAGTAATGAaggagaaatgagaaatatttATGAAGTGAATGAAACTGATGACCAGATTGTCACTGAGGATGAACAAGTGAGAGAGCAGCTCATGGAGGTTGTGCAcaaaggaaaagtgaaaaataagaGCAAACAT AGGGAGGGAATGGAGAAAAGTGtgaaagaggagctggagaCCAAGAAAAAagag gttaaaaagaaacaagctgagctgcagcagctgcaggaagagaatCAGAGCGGAGAGAAGAACCTGCAGATTCTGAAAAACCAGCTggagaacaagaacaaagag CTCAAAACAATCAAAGCCGTACAACATTACTGGTACACTTGG CATTCCACCATCGAGGAACATCAGAAGAAGATAACAGAGGCTGAAAGAGAAGTGGAGTCAttgaagaaacagctgaagacCACAGAGACTAAAATCAAAGAg attaaaaacaaacaagctgaaatTCAGAAACTTCAGGAAGACATTAAGGAGATGGAGACCGACGACACAGAGGTTTAA